In one Rutidosis leptorrhynchoides isolate AG116_Rl617_1_P2 chromosome 8, CSIRO_AGI_Rlap_v1, whole genome shotgun sequence genomic region, the following are encoded:
- the LOC139861947 gene encoding monoterpene synthase TPS4, chloroplastic-like isoform X1, which yields MTSQFCITSLLTPNGNVSNKVSYQWKLMNISPYKSSNRCTHISSSSTLYAITNITNSEGLVRKYQPQFDANIIIKEHKESTRRALTASSNPTTTLTLIDNIQRLGIGYHFEEEINEILINLARGLPDEDLYTTALHFRLQRHNGIHSNPEVFHKFMDAKGELKKSLCDDIEGLLSLYEASYLGANGEDILSHAKEFTTKHIRGSSSFLPSLKLEKEIVQSLEVPRHMRMERLEARRYIEEYGNEEDHNPMVLEFAKLDYNHVQSLFQKELVEITRWWKHLGVASKVSFVRDRHVECFLWIVGLLPEPKYTKSRIVLAKAIAIMLVIDDIYDTYGSYDDLALFTKAIQRWDLNEMEKLPEYMQICFMALYDTNNEICDQILIERGLNAQPILTKTWIDLTEAYMLETEWVKKGTKPKYEEYIDNGVRTSGTHMALVHLFVLVSEGVTNENIRRFLDPYPKFFSLAGTILRLWDDLGTSKEEEERGDVLSSIKLVMKERNIACEEEGRKHILGLIHGLWKDLNAELVTPDVMLLPIIRVALNTSRASQVVYQHDEDSYLSSVKNHVQSLFFKPVDF from the exons ATGACTTCACAATTCTGCATTACTTCTCTTCTTACCCCTAACGGAAATGTTTCAAACAAAGTTTCATATCAATGGAAATTAATGAATATTTCACCATACAAAAGCTCTAATAGATGCACACATATCTCTTCATCATCTACACTTTACGCAATCACTAACATAACAAATAGCGAGGGACTAGTACGAAAGTACCAACCGCAATTTGACGCTAACATCATAATCAAAGAGCACAAAGAAAGTACGAGAAGAGCTTTAACGGCGAGTTCAAATCCTACTACAACATTAACTCTAATCGACAATATTCAAAGATTGGGAATCGGGTATCATTTTGAAGAAGAAATTAATGAAATATTAATAAATTTAGCGCGAGGTTTGCCCGATGAAGATTTATATACAACTGCTCTACATTTTCGCCTTCAACGACACAATGGCATCCATAGCAATCCCG AAGTTTTTCATAAGTTCATGGATGCAAAAGGTGAATTAAAGAAGTCGTTATGTGACGACATAGAAGGATTATTGAGTCTATACGAAGCTTCGTACTTGGGTGCAAATGGCGAGGATATTTTATCGCACGCAAAAGAATTTACTACAAAACACATCCGTGGATCAAGTTCATTTTTACCAAGTCTAAAACTCGAAAAAGAAATTGTTCAAAGTTTAGAGGTTCCAAGACATATGAGAATGGAAAGGTTAGAAGCAAGAAGGTACATTGAAGAATATGGTAATGAAGAAGATCATAATCCAATGGTGTTAGAGTTTGCTAAGTTGGATTATAATCATGTCCAATCACTATTTCAAAAGGAGCTAGTTGAGATAACTAG GTGGTGGAAACATTTGGGAGTAGCAAGTAAGGTAAGTTTTGTTCGAGACCGACACGTTGAATGTTTTCTGTGGATTGTGGGACTTTTACCTGAGCCCAAGTACACTAAAAGCAGAATTGTTCTGGCTAAAGCCATAGCCATAATGCTAGTTATTGATGATATATACGACACATATGGCTCGTACGATGATCTTGCACTCTTTACCAAAGCAATTCAAAG ATGGGATTTGAATGAAATGGAAAAACTTCCCGAGTACATGCAAATATGCTTCATGGCATTGTATGATACAAATAATGAGATTTGTGACCAAATTCTTATAGAACGTGGACTAAACGCCCAACCAATTCTAACCAAGACG TGGATTGACTTAACCGAAGCTTACATGTTGGAAACCGAATGGGTGAAAAAGGGGACGAAACCAAAATATGAAGAATACATAGATAATGGGGTTAGAACATCAGGGACACACATGGCATTGGTGCATCTATTCGTTCTCGTATCAGAAGGCGTTACGAATGAAAATATACGACGTTTTCTTGATCCGTATCCTAAATTTTTCAGTTTGGCGGGAACTATACTTCGACTATGGGATGATCTAGGAACTTCAAAG GAAGAGGAGGAAAGAGGGGATGTATTATCAAGCATAAAGTTAGTCATGAAAGAGAGGAACATAGCATGTGAGGAAGAAGGAAGAAAACATATATTGGGGCTTATTCATGGGTTATGGAAAGATCTAAATGCAGAGCTAGTTACACCAGATGTGATGCTATTGCCTATTATTCGAGTTGCCCTGAACACATCAAGAGCTTCACAAGTTGTATATCAACATGATGAAGATAGTTATTTATCTAGTGTAAAAAATCATGTACAATCTCTGTTCTTCAAACCGGTTGATTTTTAA
- the LOC139861947 gene encoding monoterpene synthase TPS4, chloroplastic-like isoform X2 — protein sequence MTSQFCITSLLTPNGNVSNKVSYQWKLMNISPYKSSNRCTHISSSSTLYAITNITNSEGLVRKYQPQFDANIIIKEHKESTRRALTASSNPTTTLTLIDNIQRLGIGYHFEEEINEILINLARGLPDEDLYTTALHFRLQRHNGIHSNPVFHKFMDAKGELKKSLCDDIEGLLSLYEASYLGANGEDILSHAKEFTTKHIRGSSSFLPSLKLEKEIVQSLEVPRHMRMERLEARRYIEEYGNEEDHNPMVLEFAKLDYNHVQSLFQKELVEITRWWKHLGVASKVSFVRDRHVECFLWIVGLLPEPKYTKSRIVLAKAIAIMLVIDDIYDTYGSYDDLALFTKAIQRWDLNEMEKLPEYMQICFMALYDTNNEICDQILIERGLNAQPILTKTWIDLTEAYMLETEWVKKGTKPKYEEYIDNGVRTSGTHMALVHLFVLVSEGVTNENIRRFLDPYPKFFSLAGTILRLWDDLGTSKEEEERGDVLSSIKLVMKERNIACEEEGRKHILGLIHGLWKDLNAELVTPDVMLLPIIRVALNTSRASQVVYQHDEDSYLSSVKNHVQSLFFKPVDF from the exons ATGACTTCACAATTCTGCATTACTTCTCTTCTTACCCCTAACGGAAATGTTTCAAACAAAGTTTCATATCAATGGAAATTAATGAATATTTCACCATACAAAAGCTCTAATAGATGCACACATATCTCTTCATCATCTACACTTTACGCAATCACTAACATAACAAATAGCGAGGGACTAGTACGAAAGTACCAACCGCAATTTGACGCTAACATCATAATCAAAGAGCACAAAGAAAGTACGAGAAGAGCTTTAACGGCGAGTTCAAATCCTACTACAACATTAACTCTAATCGACAATATTCAAAGATTGGGAATCGGGTATCATTTTGAAGAAGAAATTAATGAAATATTAATAAATTTAGCGCGAGGTTTGCCCGATGAAGATTTATATACAACTGCTCTACATTTTCGCCTTCAACGACACAATGGCATCCATAGCAATCCCG TTTTTCATAAGTTCATGGATGCAAAAGGTGAATTAAAGAAGTCGTTATGTGACGACATAGAAGGATTATTGAGTCTATACGAAGCTTCGTACTTGGGTGCAAATGGCGAGGATATTTTATCGCACGCAAAAGAATTTACTACAAAACACATCCGTGGATCAAGTTCATTTTTACCAAGTCTAAAACTCGAAAAAGAAATTGTTCAAAGTTTAGAGGTTCCAAGACATATGAGAATGGAAAGGTTAGAAGCAAGAAGGTACATTGAAGAATATGGTAATGAAGAAGATCATAATCCAATGGTGTTAGAGTTTGCTAAGTTGGATTATAATCATGTCCAATCACTATTTCAAAAGGAGCTAGTTGAGATAACTAG GTGGTGGAAACATTTGGGAGTAGCAAGTAAGGTAAGTTTTGTTCGAGACCGACACGTTGAATGTTTTCTGTGGATTGTGGGACTTTTACCTGAGCCCAAGTACACTAAAAGCAGAATTGTTCTGGCTAAAGCCATAGCCATAATGCTAGTTATTGATGATATATACGACACATATGGCTCGTACGATGATCTTGCACTCTTTACCAAAGCAATTCAAAG ATGGGATTTGAATGAAATGGAAAAACTTCCCGAGTACATGCAAATATGCTTCATGGCATTGTATGATACAAATAATGAGATTTGTGACCAAATTCTTATAGAACGTGGACTAAACGCCCAACCAATTCTAACCAAGACG TGGATTGACTTAACCGAAGCTTACATGTTGGAAACCGAATGGGTGAAAAAGGGGACGAAACCAAAATATGAAGAATACATAGATAATGGGGTTAGAACATCAGGGACACACATGGCATTGGTGCATCTATTCGTTCTCGTATCAGAAGGCGTTACGAATGAAAATATACGACGTTTTCTTGATCCGTATCCTAAATTTTTCAGTTTGGCGGGAACTATACTTCGACTATGGGATGATCTAGGAACTTCAAAG GAAGAGGAGGAAAGAGGGGATGTATTATCAAGCATAAAGTTAGTCATGAAAGAGAGGAACATAGCATGTGAGGAAGAAGGAAGAAAACATATATTGGGGCTTATTCATGGGTTATGGAAAGATCTAAATGCAGAGCTAGTTACACCAGATGTGATGCTATTGCCTATTATTCGAGTTGCCCTGAACACATCAAGAGCTTCACAAGTTGTATATCAACATGATGAAGATAGTTATTTATCTAGTGTAAAAAATCATGTACAATCTCTGTTCTTCAAACCGGTTGATTTTTAA